CTCAGCTTCAATAGAATGTGGCGGCATTTTAACCGCAGCAACTTGTTTATCTTTTAGACTACTCATATCACCTGTATCAATTTGCATTAGACAGCATAATGCTACCCTGCTAAGCACAGAATAAGAAGTAAAGTGGAGGATATTTTTGTATTAGAACGAGCAGAGAAGAAGCGCACTACAGATGCAGTGCGCTTTAAAGCTTTTTACGCTTCAGCAATAACGACTAATTTGATAGTCGCTGTTACTTCTGCGTGTAACTGAACGTCGATATCGTACTCGCCAGTTTCACGTAAAGTACCGTTTGGTAATTTAACTTCAGCTTTAGTAACACTAACACCGGCTTCTGAGATTGCTTCTGCAATATCACGAGTACCGATAGAACCGAACAATTTACCTTCATCACCAGCTTTAGAAGCGATAGTCACTTCTGCTAATTCAGTAAGTTTAGTTGCGCGATCGTTAGCAGCGACTAAATCAGCAGCTAATTTAGCTTCAAATTCAGCACGACGCTGTTCGAACTTTTCAAGGTTAACTTTAGTTGCTGGAACTGCTTTTCCCTGTGGGAATAAGAAGTTACGAGCATAACCTGACTTGACCGCTACGTTATCACCTAAACTTCCTAGGTTAGCGACTTTGTCTAATAGAATAATTTGCATTGCTTATACCCCTTTCGTATTAACTGTGTGAGTCGCTGTAAGGCAGCAAAGCCAAGTAGCGTGCACGTTTGATAGCGCGAGCTAATTGACGCTGATACTTAGCGCTGGTGCCAGTAATACGACTAGGTACGATTTTGCCACTTTCTGTAACATAGTTTTTCAGAACGGCGGTATCTTTGTAATCAATCTCTACAGTGCCTTCTGCAGTAAAACGGCAGAATTTACGGCGACGGAAAAAACGTGACATTTGTCTGTCTCCTAACTTATTTGTTCAATGCGTTGCGCGTGCAGAACCAATCTAGCTTGACCACTGCGGCTTTGATGACGGCTTAAAAAACCGGTCACTTTTAGCGTATCACCCAACGTTAATTTTCGAGTTATTTGTTGAAATTCAGTGCCAGTGGCAACCACTTGTATCCGAACATAAACCTGCCTTTGTAAGCCGGCTTCATGCTGCATACTGCGATGCTCTAATACTAAAACTGAATGCGGAATTCCCGCTGGACTTTCGCTGTGATCTGGCTGACGGCATAAGCTACCAACTAGCACGCTGCAATTATCCATGTACAAATATTACTCTTGGTTTGCTACCGGCTCGTCATTTTCACGAGGAGCACGCTCACGACGTTCGTCACGAACCTTTGCCATTGGAGATGGCTCAACTACGGCATCATTAGTGCGCATAATTAGGTTACGTAATACTGCGTCGTTATAGCGGAAGTTAGTTTCCAGCTCATCAATCACAGTTTGTGGAGCTTCCACGTTCATTAACACATAGTGTGCTTTATGTAACTTTTGGATTGGGTAAGCCAATTGACGACGGCCCCAATCTTCAAGACGGTGAATAGAACCACCCGCTTCAGTGATCGCGCCAGTGTAGCGCTCGATCATGCCAGGTACTTGTTCACTCTGATCAGGGTGAACCATAAAAACGATTTCGTAATGACGCATTGTAGCTCCTTACGGTTAGTAAGCCTCAAAGAACTCGGCCGTGGTTCTCATAGAGGCAAGGAACGATAGTGTATGGCCGAAGGTCGCATATAATACGCACCTAGTAGTCAAATAACAAGCAGCATTTCAAGGGGTCAGAGTACTTGAAACTCTAAAAGCAGTTTCAAGTACTCTGACCCCTTGAAAATGTAGGGTAAATGACTGAAATTATTGGCGTTGACGTACGGCTTCGAACAAACAAATACCGGCCGCAACCGATACGTTTAAACTAGATACACTGCCAAACATGGGGATTTTAACTAAGCTGTCACAGGTTTCGCGGGTTAAACGGCGTAAACCATCGCCTTCAGCACCTAATACTAAGGCTAATGGGCCTTTAAGATCGGCATCATAAACTAAGGTGTCAGTTTCACCTGCCGTGCCCACTATCCATAAACCGGCATCTTGTAACTGGCGTAAGGTACGCGCTAAGTTGGTTACGGTAATAAAAGGC
The sequence above is drawn from the Rheinheimera salexigens genome and encodes:
- the rplI gene encoding 50S ribosomal protein L9, with translation MQIILLDKVANLGSLGDNVAVKSGYARNFLFPQGKAVPATKVNLEKFEQRRAEFEAKLAADLVAANDRATKLTELAEVTIASKAGDEGKLFGSIGTRDIAEAISEAGVSVTKAEVKLPNGTLRETGEYDIDVQLHAEVTATIKLVVIAEA
- the rpsR gene encoding 30S ribosomal protein S18 encodes the protein MSRFFRRRKFCRFTAEGTVEIDYKDTAVLKNYVTESGKIVPSRITGTSAKYQRQLARAIKRARYLALLPYSDSHS
- the priB gene encoding primosomal replication protein N codes for the protein MDNCSVLVGSLCRQPDHSESPAGIPHSVLVLEHRSMQHEAGLQRQVYVRIQVVATGTEFQQITRKLTLGDTLKVTGFLSRHQSRSGQARLVLHAQRIEQIS
- the rpsF gene encoding 30S ribosomal protein S6; the protein is MRHYEIVFMVHPDQSEQVPGMIERYTGAITEAGGSIHRLEDWGRRQLAYPIQKLHKAHYVLMNVEAPQTVIDELETNFRYNDAVLRNLIMRTNDAVVEPSPMAKVRDERRERAPRENDEPVANQE